DNA sequence from the Parasphingorhabdus cellanae genome:
GACGAGGTGCGTGTAAAAACGAATTTTGGGCAATCTTTATTATCGGTACTAACGCTGGGCTTCTATCAGCCGGCCACTATTGAATATTTTTGCGCCAAGGTCCCTTCGGATGAAGGCAGCACCGACGAATAGTCCGCGACACATAGCCGGACGGGAGAAACATGATGCCCCCCAATCAGATTCAGGTGAACAATAATATTGAATGGGTGAACCATCACTTCAATATCAAGGTTCCGATTGCCAAGCGCCTGAGAGTGCATAACGAAAACCCGACGCGCGCGACCATGTCCGGGATGCGCGCTACAGCGGCGCGGCTGCAAGGGATTATTGCCGATGCGTTAGCGGCCGGCGTGCAAATCCGGGCCTGTGGATCGCGTTGGTCCTTTTCCGATATTCCCGCGGTCAAGGATGGCTGGGTGGTGGAAACCGCCAATCTCGACTGGACGTTTAACGTAGGGGCGTCAGATGTTGATCTGGCGAGTGCGACGTCGCGGGATGATCTTTATCTGGTGCAATGCGGAACAAATATTTCGAAAATAAACGAGCGGCTGGAAACCAAGACGCGCCGTCGCGCGTTGCGGACGTCCGGTGCGAGCAATGGCCAGACAATCGCTGGTGCCATCGGGACCGGCGTGCATGGCTCGGCTATCGATGTTGGTGCTATGGAGAGCGAAGTCGCGGGTATCCAGCTTCTGACGGCCACCCAAAATCTATGGATTGAACCGGCCAGAGCCCCGGTAATGACAGCGAATTTCGCGGCTAAGCTTGGCGCGACGCTGGTGCGTGACGATGCGAAATTTGATGCTGCACTGGTCAGCTTGGGCGCGCTCGGTATCGTTCATTCGGTGATGCTGCGGGGGACGGGGCGGTATCTGCTCAACTCCTCAATGCTGCATATTCCCTTTGGCCAGTTGCAGGGCGCGCTAAACATGCTCGACTTTAGGGGCTCCGGATTGCCGGATCAGACTCGCAGGCCCTATTTCTTTCAGGTGATCCTTGATCCCAGTAAAATGGATATTGGCTATACGACGGTGCGTTACAAGGAATTGTGCCCGCCCGGATACGGCGCCGATTATAACCTGAAGTCCGAAGCGGAGCCGGGAACCGATCTACCGCGCCTGATTGCCTCGGCGATAAAGATGTTTCCCGACTTACGAGATACGGCGACTAGTTTGCTGATCCAGAGTGAACTTAAAGTGCGGTCGGACAGGCCGCATGAATGGCGACTGCCCGGTGAGACCTATAGTTTCACTAGCGCGCGCGAGGGGATTGCGAGTTCCGGTTTTGCTGTGCCGATTGCGCAGGTTACGACCGCGCTCGAAATCATGCGTCAGGCGTTTCTAGTCCACAAAAGCGCCCCGGTTGTGTTCACTTGTCGCTATGCGCAAAAATCGCCGGGCATGATGGCTTTCACCCGCTATGACCCCAGCTGTGTTATCGATATTGATGGTATCGACACGCCCGCAACGCGCAAGTTGATCACGCTGGCCGGTCAGCGCCTAGAGGCGGCGGGCATGCCTTTCACCCAGCATTGGGGCAAGATGCACGATCTCACCAAGGCCCGCGTAAGGCGCGGCTATGGCGGCAGCGTGGATCGCTGGAATCAGGTGCGCAAACTGCTGCTGCCCGATGCGGCCGAGCGCGATGCTTTCTCCTCGCCGTTTCTGGATGACGTAGGGCTGAACGCTTGAGAGCTTAGTCTTTCATCCAGTCGCGGAAGAAACTGTCACTGGCTTCACGGAGGTCATTGGCATCCAAAACAAACATTTGATCAATACCAAGACCAAAACCGCCCTTAGTCTCTCCAATCCTTTGAATTTCGACACCCGAAGATGATGCTTCGGAAGTTAGCCCTTCAGGGTCGCTTGTAGATACTAAATACCGGCCTTGGCCCTCACCGAATAACCATTGTGTCAGCGTCAGATTGGGATCATGTGATGATAACAGCGCGCTCACACCTCCAGCTAGAACCATCTCAGCAACCGCTACGAACAAGCCGCCATCGGAAATGTCATGAACAGCAGTCACATTGTCACTACCGATCATTTTTCTTACGAAGTCACCGTTAGTTTTCTCCAGGGAAAGATCTATTATCGGAGGAGCGCCGTCTTGGCGCCCGTGAATTTCACGCAGCCATGTTGATTGGCCAAGTTCCCCTGCATTTTTGCCTACAACGAAAATAGCTTCTCCCTCATTTTTAAACCCGATGGTCATCATCTTGTCGAGATCATCAATCAATCCCACCGCGCCAATAGCAGGCGTCGGCAGGATCGCATGGCTCACGCCATCTGCGCCAGTGGTCTCGTTATACAAGCTCACATTGCCCGACACGATTGGCATGTCGAGCGCTTCACAGGCCTCCGCCATGCCTTCGATACAGCCGACAAATTGTGCCATGATATGCGGTTTTTCGGGATTGCCGAAATTCATGCAATCGGTTGTCGCCAGCGGTTTTGCCCCGACCGAGCAAAGGTTGCGATAGGCCTCCGCAATCGCCTGCTTGCCGCCTTCAACCGGATCGGCCTTGCAATAGCGCGGCGTGCAATCGGTGGTGATCGCTAGGCCTTTGTTGGTGCCATGGACGCGGACAACGGCTGCGTCTCCGCCGGAGCGTTGTGCGGTGTCGGCACCGACCTGGCTGTCATATTGCTCCCAGATCCAGCGGCGCGAGGCGAGGGCAGGGCTTGCCATCATCTTCAGCAGGTCTGCGCCGATATCGGTGCTTTCGGGAATGTCGCCGAGCGGTTGGGTCGCGACATGCGCCTTATATTCCTCCTGCGTCAGATGCGGCCGGTCATAAAGCGGCGCATCGTCGGCGAGTGGGCCAAGCGGAATGTCGCAAACCGTCTCGCCCTTGTGGGTCAGCACCATGCGGCGGGTATCGGTCACTTCGCCAATCACGGCAAAATCCAGTTCCCATTTAGTGAAAATCGCCTCGGCCATTTCCTCGCGGCCGGGTTTCAGGACCATCAGCATGCGCTCCTGACTTTCGGACAGCATCATCTCGTAAGCGGTCATCCCAGTTTCGCGGCAGGGCACTTTGTCCATATCGAGAATTATGCCGACCTCGCCATTGGTCGCCATCTCGACGCTGGAGCTGGTCAGGCCAGCCGCGCCCATATCCTGAATCGCGACAATCGCGTCGGAAGCCATAAGTTCCAGACAAGCCTCGATGAGCAGCTTCTCGGTAAACGGATCGCCAACTTGCACTGTTGGGCGCTTTTCATCGCTGTCGTCATCAAATTCCGCGCTGGCCATGGTCGCGCCATGAATGCCATCGCGGCCGGTTTTGGAACCGACATAGACGATGGGGTTACCAACGCCGCTGGCAGCGGAATAGAAAATCTTGTCCGCATCCGCAACGCCCACGGTCATCGCATTGACAATGATATTGCCGTCATAGGCTTCATGGAAATTGGTTTCGCCACCAACCGTGGGCACGCCCACGCAATTGCCATAGCCGCCAATGCCAGCGACCACGCCTTTGACGAGATGCTTCATCTTGGGATGTTCGGGCCGTCCAAAGCGCAGCGCGTTCAGGTTCGCCACCGGCCGCGCGCCCATGGTGAACACATCGCGCAAGATACCGCCTACGCCGGTCGCGGCGCCTTGATAGGGCTCTATATAGGACGGATGGTTATGGCTCTCCATCTTGAAGATGGCGGCCTGACCATCACCAATGTCGATGACGCCGGCATTCTCACCCGGACCGCAAATGACTTGAGGGCCGGTCGTGGGCAGCTTTTTCAAATGCAGGCGAGAGCTTTTGTAAGAACAATGCTCGGACCACATGACCGAAAAAATGCCAAGCTCGGTGATATTGGGCTCGCGACCGAGCGCGTTTAATATACGCTGATATTCCTCTTCGTTGAGGCCATGTTCGGCAACAATTTCTGGTGTGATTTTTTCAGCGGTGCGCGAGGATGTCTGTGTCATGAAAACCCTTTAACGAGCCGTCCCGATTCCGCCTAGTGCGAATTATCAGTTTTGCAGAACCCATTGCATTCGACGAGCGGTTATGGTTTCATAATGAAACTGAAATACCGTTTAATGGCTGGAATATCAATATGGAAAAAATGGTTTTGGTCATTGGCGCGGGCGATGCCATCGGTAGCGCCATCATGCGTGCCTTTGCCGACAAGGAATATGTGGTTTGCGGTGCGCGGCGCGGCGGAGAAAAACTGGAACCATTGGTTGAAGAGCTAAGAGCCGCTGGAAAACAGGCCTACGGATTTTCATGCGACGCGCGCAAGGAAGAGCAGATCGAAGACTTGTTTGCTCAAATCGAAGCCAATATTGGGCCGCTCGATTGTGTGGTTTTCAACGTCGGTGCGAATGTGCCGATGACCATCCTCGACACAGATACACGGAAATTTTTCAAAATTTGGGAAATGGCGACCTTCGCTGGATTCCTGACAGGACGGGAAGCCGCACGTGTGATGACAAAGCGCAGACAGGGCTCGATCATCTTTACCGGCGCCACAGCCAGCATGCGTGGCGCAGCAGGCTTTGGTGCCTTTGCCAGCGCCAAGGGCGCTCTCCGCAATATGGTGCAAAGCCTCGCCCGCGAAATGGGGCCGCAAAATATCCATGTCGCTCACGTCGTCATTGATGCAGCCGTTGATACAGATTGGATCAAAGGCATGTTGCCCGATTATGAAGAGCGCAAAGCCAATGATGGCATTGTGAACCCAGACGACCTTGCGCAAAATTATGTCATGCTACACGAGCAGCCACGCAGTGCCTGGACTTTCGAAATGGACATCCGGCCGTGGAATGAAAAATGGTGATAGGGGAAGACAAATGACCAAAACGATAGAGCTATGTTTCGATTTCGTTAGTCCAAATGCCTATCTTATATGGTTTCCATTGAAGGCGTTGGCCGAAAAACACGGCGCCAGCATAGAAATCACACCAGTGTTTCTTGGCGGTATGCACAAGCTGACTGGAAATGCACCGCCGATGATCCGTGATGCAGAAGTAAAAGGCAAAAATGCTTATGCTATGTTGGAGATGACCCGATTTATCGCTAAGCACGGCCTTACCAAGTGGCAGATGAACCCATATTTTCCATTTAATTCGATCACATTGCAGCGCATGCTCGTGGCTGTTGACACTGATAAGCGCGGCCAACTGATCGACACATTGTTGCCGCCCATATGGGAACAACAGCTAGATGTGACCGATGTCGAAGCGCTAGGGAAAATCGTTCAGGAAGGTGGCTTCGATGCGCAGGACCTTTTTGCAAAAACGCAAGACCCTGTGGTCAAACAAGCGCTAATAGACAATGTCGAAGGGGCGGTCGAGCGCGGCGCTTTTGGTATTCCCACCATGTATATCGACGGCGAAATGTATTTTGGCAAAGAACGCTTGGGACAAATGGACGAACAGTTGTCTTCTTAGCTGATCCCGCCACTCTTAGGGTTTGACGACCAAATTTCCGAGATGCTTGCCATTGAACAGCATGAATAAAGCCTCGGGGAAATGGTCAATCCCTTCGACTACATGTTCCGGCAGAACAAGCTTACCAGACCGCATTAGTTCCGAAATTTCGGCTATCGCTTCGGGATATTGGGCCGCATAGTGACTGACCACAAAGCCGCGCATGGATGCATTGCGCTCCGCCAATCGCAGATATAATTTCGGACCGCGCACATCTTCGAGATGTTGATATTGTGAGATGGCACCGCAAATCACAACACGGGCGCCCGACACCGCCAGATTATCGAGCACATTGTCGAGAATCTCACCTCCGACATTATCAAAAAATACGTCCACGCCATCTGGTGCCGCCTTTGCCAATGCTTCGGCCACATCCGAGCCTTTATAGTCAATCGCGATATCCGCACCCAGCGTATCGGTGAGATATTTACACTTTTCCGGGCCACCCGCGATGCCAATGACAACGGCACCTCGCGCTTTAGCCAATTGCACGACAACAGACCCTACTGCGCCAGCAGCGCCCGATACGACAACCACATTGCTCTCTTGCACCTCTCCAACGGCGACTAATCCTACCCACGCGGTCAACCCGGTGGTGATACCTAGCTGTCCCGCAAAAGCCGATGGTTCTATACCATGCTCGGGCTCCACTTTGGTGGCTGCACTATCGGTTAAGAGGGCGTGCGTTTGCGCAGACATCAGGCCATAAACCCAATCGCCAATTGCCAGGTTTTTACTATTCGTCTCGACAACCTGACCGACACCAAGTGCTCTAATAGTGGTTCCTATATCGCCAGTCTTGTGCATGCCTTCGTCGTTCAACGTCGTGCGAATCCATGCGTCCATCGATAGAGTATCAACCTTTGCAACAATATGACCTTCGGGAATATCTTCGATACTGACGTCTTCAACGCCGAAGTCATCTATGGTCGGCATGCCATTTGGCCGTTGTTTTATGAAAACTCTGCGGTTCTGTATAGCGATGACCGAACTCCTACCTCTGGTTGTAAAGCGCCATGGTCTGTATGGATAAGTGGCCGTGTCACAAGTAACATTTTGACTAGCTGAGCTGTCGCAATTCCACCTGCGCTCTCTGTCGTAACCGAAGAAATAGGCTTGCTCGGCCCTTGCCAATATGCTGATGAAGGCGGTATGGACTCCCCCTGCAAAAATATCTGCGCGATTGATCGTCCGACAGGTCTTTGCGTGGGTTGTGGGCGTACCTTGTCTGAAATCGGGGAATGGGCTTCCGCTCCGCCAGAACGGAAACGACAGATATTGTCAAAATTGCCAGAGCGAATGCGGAAGATCGGCAAAATTGCAAAGCAATGATGACTGTTATGGAGAGGCCAAAGTCACATTGATATACTGATTTAGTGCATCAACAAAAACACGGGTTTTGGAAGGAAGATGTTGTCGATTGGGATAAACAGCATAAATTGCTCGACTATCATTTCCAATCCTGTCTTCTAGAATTGGTTTCAGTTTTCCGGCCGCAATCTCAGAGGAAACCAAAAAGTGGGCAAGACGAGCAATACCCATGTTTTGCAACGTCGCGGCCTTTACCGTGAGACCAATTCCAGAAAACACGCTGTTAATGCGGATTGTTTCGCCTTTATCGCCGCCATCGAACGTCCATTGGTCATTGGTCTTACCTTTGGCATGGATCGTCAGGCAACGATGGTGACGAAGATCGGCGGGAACCCTTGGCGTTCCATGCTGTTCCAGATATTCTGGCGAGGCGCATATTATCCAAGGATCGTCAATCAGCTTACGGGCAATAAATGAGGTTTCCGCCGGCCGATCAAATAGCAACGCAGCATCCACTCGTTCATTCAGCAAGTTAATCCCACCATCGCCTTGCAATAATAACACCGATACTTCCGGATAATCCTGAGCAAATTTCTGGAGAAACGGAACCAGGACTTGCAACGACAGTGCATCAGATGCAGCGATGCGTAGAACGCCTCTAGGTACGCTGCTCAAGTTTCGCGCGGTATCTTCGGCATCCTCAATCTCTGCTAAAATATTTTCACATCGGTCAAATAGGGCATTTCCGGCTTCGGTCAGCGATAAAGTACGGGTCGTGCGGTTAAATAATCTGACACCCAACCGATCCTCAAATCGGCTGATTTTTTTGCTTACGCCCGATGGCGTCAATCCCAGTCGGCGTCCTGCTTCAATGAAGCTTCCCGACTGCACGACTTCCGTGAAAACAGACATTTCATTTGTCGAGTGCATAGCCAATTATTGATCCAATTAGTGATTTTTTGTCAATAATAATTTTCCATAAAGTCCATTTATTCATGCTGTAAAACCCCCTATTTGCCAGCTGATGAGAGGCAGTGGGTCATATCAGGATCGACTTTCACATCGGTTCTTCCGCTGCGGCGGATGGCTCAGCCTAATGCCCCACCGGTCGAGCCAGTTTACTGACGATCAATTCGTCGATGAGACACAGATCAAATAAAGTGACTTGGATGGCTGTACAGGAATTAAAGCATGGAAGACGAAGTGGTCGCGTTGATAAAATCCGGCATGAAGCTGAAATGCGGACATTGCGGGCAGGGTAAGCTGTTCAGAAGCTATTTGAAATTTCATGACAATTGCCCGCATTGCCGTCAGGATTTGACCGTTGCTGATACGGCCGATGGACCAGCCTTTTTTGTTGGGTTTTTTACGATGATTGTTTTTGCACCGATTATATTGGTGCTTGTTCAATCTGTAGAAACTGTATTCGCCAAGATAACAGCCTTTATCGTGGGCATATTGGTTTGTGCTGTCGTTTGCCTTGTCCTGCTACCACCCGTCAAAGCGATATTGCTGAATCTGCAAATCAATTATGATTCGGGCGAAGGGACGACTGAGAAATGAGACAATCGGTGGCTGTAAATGACAGGCCCAAACTTTCCTGACTTAGACTTTCACGAACTTTAGCACGAGATAGGCTGTCAGCGCGGCGGTCACGCCCGTCGCAAAAGTTCCCCAAGCAATGTCATAAAGGGTGATTTTAGTCGACCAGACTTTAAGCACCGCCTGACTGGTGAGGTCATAGGTTGCATAAGCAATCCCGCCAAATAGGGCACCGTTTAGCAATGCAGTTGTCCATTGACCGCTGACGAGAGCGGGTTTGACGCCGAACCAGATGATTCCAAATAAGTAGATCAGATAGAAAGCCAAGGCCGGCAATTTGCGGAACTCATCAGCCATGATCTCGCCGATCACGGGGCGGTACAAGCTATTCGCCATATTCGTAAGCCATAGGAAATCAAGGATACCAAAGATGACGGCAGCGATAATATAGGCGATGACAAATTGGGTCATGTTTTTTCCTGTTTTCGGGCCCTTTTAGTCAGGCGTGTTTCAAGGTCCTTGTCCGACCCACAAATGCAGCTGCAACTGATGCAAACGTGAAAGCGATCAATGCTGTCACCATCATAACTTCATCAGCTGCTTCCGGTTCCGGTGCGAACCAATTAAATGTTTGAAATACGAGCAGCAATATGACCAGAAGCACTAAGGCGAGCTTTGAACGCGGGGCCGTTGATCGTGTTCGAAACACGAAAAAACCAAGCGCCCCAAAGGTGAGAAACAGCTCCAGCGGCATGGCTATGGCCGGGTAGTTCCAGAGGCCAAAACCCAGATTTGGCGGCGATCCTGCCAGCGTCAGATCTGGTGCGTGGACCAGTAAATCAAGTAGCCAATGGGAAAAGACAACTGCGCCGCCAATTAGCGCGCCGGTCTTGTTGCGGGTGATCAACCAGATCAGTAACGCAAAGCCCAAAGCCCAGACACTGCTGCCCAGCAAGCTATGCGTATAGGGCATATCATAGAGATCCAGCGGATTCATAACTGTCATGCCGGGTGTGATTCGGAAATTCTCGATACCGAATAGAGCCAGCCCGAAAAAACCAAAGTCCACCAATTGCCCGGCGACAAATAATGTACCGAGGCCTGGTGCTTTTGGATGAGTTGCTGCGACCATTGCTGGCGCGAAATGCCCGATGAACATTAAATCCTCCCCCGTCGCAACTGATCCTAACCTTGATGCTGGTAAATAGCTAGATCAGGACTTGGATATCGAAACTGATGAATTTGCGGTTTCGGGGCCTTGACCGAAACCCAAAGCAGCGTCATTGGAATGAACATGAGTGAAACGGCCCAAAATAAATCCGACGACGACGCTAACTTGAATTTCGAAGATGCGCTGAGGCGTCTGGAAGATATTGTCAGAAAGTTGGAAAGTGGCGATGTGCCTCTGGATCAATCGATCGCGCTCTATGAACAAGGCGAAAAGCTGCGCGGACTTTGCCAGAAACGCCTGGAAGATGCGCAGGCCAAGATTGAGAAAATCACACTCGACCGCGATGGCAAAGCCCAAGGCGTCACCGCCTTTGACGCGGATTAACAATGCCTGCCAATAATAATATGGACCTGCAGCTGGAAATGTCTCGCGTCGCGAGCGCGGTTGATAAGCAGTTTGACCTAATGTTGGTGGTGCCTGATGACGCCCGCGCGCAACTTTTTGAAACGATGCGCCATGCCGCGATCGGTGGCGGAAAAAGATTGCGACCGTTGTTGGTTATGGCAACATCACGCCTGTTCAATGTCGATGAAAATTGTGCCTTGCGCGCTGCAACGGCTTTAGAAGCGCTACATGTTTATTCGTTAATCCATGATGATCTGCCTTGCATGGATGACGATGATATCCGGCGCGGGAAACCGACGGCCCACAAAGCTTATGGCGAGGCACAAGCTGTTCTTGCCGGCGACGCACTACATGCTTTGGCGTTTGAATTGCTGGCAGATGAAAATACGCATAGCGATCCATTTGTTCGCGCTGAAATGGTTGCCTGTTTGGCAAAAGCAGCGGGGCCATCCGGTATGGCCGGTGGGCAGATGATGGATCTTGTCGCGGAAACCGCAACCTTTGATTTGCCGACCGTGACACGGTTGCAACAACTGAAAACAGGCGCTTTAATTAGTGCCTGCATTGAAATTGGTTCGATTTTGGGCCGCGTCCCGGTGGAAGGCAGAACGGGACTGCGCGGGTACGCCCATAATCTTGGGCTCGCTTTTCAGATTGCTGATGACATTTTGGATGTTGAGGGTGACGAGGTGCTGACAGGTAAAGCACTGCATAAAGACGAAAAGGCTGGGAAGCAGACATTTTTGAGCCTGATGGGATTAGACCGGGCCAAGGAACAGGCGCAAATGCTGGTCGATCAAGCCAAATCGCATTTAAATGGTTATGGCGAGGAAGCTGATTTGCTTCGCGCTATTGCCGAATTTACGGTTCAACGGGACCGGTAAACGCTGTTAGGAACTAAGGTTCCTAAGGGGGAGATATTATGAGAGTAGGTATTTATCCTGGGACTTTTGATCCTGTCACACTGGGACATATGGACATTATTCAGCGCGGCACACGGCTGGTAGACAAACTGGTCATTGGCGTTACGACTAACCCTTCGAAGTCTCCCATGTTTTCTTTGGAAGAGCGGCTTGAAATGGTCCGCCGTGAAACAGCAGATCTAGGCGATGCGGTGGAGGTTGTTGCTTTCAACGCGTTGCTGATGAAATTTGCTCAAAAACAAGGGGCAAGCGTCATCGTTCGTGGTTTAAGGGCTGTTGCCGATTTTGAATATGAATATCAAATGGCGGGCATGAACCAACAATTGAATGACGAGATTGAAACTGTGTTTCTGATGGCTGATGTGTCGTTACAGCCAATTGCATCACGGCTGGTCAAGGAAATCGCGATGTACGGAGGTGAGATACACAAATTTGTATCGCCCAAAGTTTGTGAAGAAGTGATTGCGCGCGTTTCCGAGATTGGTTTGAAGGGCGAACAATAATCAGGTTTTGACAAGCAGTTCATTGCGGCGAAAGCATATCTCGTCCAATAGGCAGCAATATTGAGATCACGAGATCAAAACGA
Encoded proteins:
- a CDS encoding FAD-binding protein, whose amino-acid sequence is MMPPNQIQVNNNIEWVNHHFNIKVPIAKRLRVHNENPTRATMSGMRATAARLQGIIADALAAGVQIRACGSRWSFSDIPAVKDGWVVETANLDWTFNVGASDVDLASATSRDDLYLVQCGTNISKINERLETKTRRRALRTSGASNGQTIAGAIGTGVHGSAIDVGAMESEVAGIQLLTATQNLWIEPARAPVMTANFAAKLGATLVRDDAKFDAALVSLGALGIVHSVMLRGTGRYLLNSSMLHIPFGQLQGALNMLDFRGSGLPDQTRRPYFFQVILDPSKMDIGYTTVRYKELCPPGYGADYNLKSEAEPGTDLPRLIASAIKMFPDLRDTATSLLIQSELKVRSDRPHEWRLPGETYSFTSAREGIASSGFAVPIAQVTTALEIMRQAFLVHKSAPVVFTCRYAQKSPGMMAFTRYDPSCVIDIDGIDTPATRKLITLAGQRLEAAGMPFTQHWGKMHDLTKARVRRGYGGSVDRWNQVRKLLLPDAAERDAFSSPFLDDVGLNA
- the purL gene encoding phosphoribosylformylglycinamidine synthase subunit PurL; the protein is MTQTSSRTAEKITPEIVAEHGLNEEEYQRILNALGREPNITELGIFSVMWSEHCSYKSSRLHLKKLPTTGPQVICGPGENAGVIDIGDGQAAIFKMESHNHPSYIEPYQGAATGVGGILRDVFTMGARPVANLNALRFGRPEHPKMKHLVKGVVAGIGGYGNCVGVPTVGGETNFHEAYDGNIIVNAMTVGVADADKIFYSAASGVGNPIVYVGSKTGRDGIHGATMASAEFDDDSDEKRPTVQVGDPFTEKLLIEACLELMASDAIVAIQDMGAAGLTSSSVEMATNGEVGIILDMDKVPCRETGMTAYEMMLSESQERMLMVLKPGREEMAEAIFTKWELDFAVIGEVTDTRRMVLTHKGETVCDIPLGPLADDAPLYDRPHLTQEEYKAHVATQPLGDIPESTDIGADLLKMMASPALASRRWIWEQYDSQVGADTAQRSGGDAAVVRVHGTNKGLAITTDCTPRYCKADPVEGGKQAIAEAYRNLCSVGAKPLATTDCMNFGNPEKPHIMAQFVGCIEGMAEACEALDMPIVSGNVSLYNETTGADGVSHAILPTPAIGAVGLIDDLDKMMTIGFKNEGEAIFVVGKNAGELGQSTWLREIHGRQDGAPPIIDLSLEKTNGDFVRKMIGSDNVTAVHDISDGGLFVAVAEMVLAGGVSALLSSHDPNLTLTQWLFGEGQGRYLVSTSDPEGLTSEASSSGVEIQRIGETKGGFGLGIDQMFVLDANDLREASDSFFRDWMKD
- a CDS encoding SDR family NAD(P)-dependent oxidoreductase — its product is MEKMVLVIGAGDAIGSAIMRAFADKEYVVCGARRGGEKLEPLVEELRAAGKQAYGFSCDARKEEQIEDLFAQIEANIGPLDCVVFNVGANVPMTILDTDTRKFFKIWEMATFAGFLTGREAARVMTKRRQGSIIFTGATASMRGAAGFGAFASAKGALRNMVQSLAREMGPQNIHVAHVVIDAAVDTDWIKGMLPDYEERKANDGIVNPDDLAQNYVMLHEQPRSAWTFEMDIRPWNEKW
- a CDS encoding 2-hydroxychromene-2-carboxylate isomerase; translated protein: MTKTIELCFDFVSPNAYLIWFPLKALAEKHGASIEITPVFLGGMHKLTGNAPPMIRDAEVKGKNAYAMLEMTRFIAKHGLTKWQMNPYFPFNSITLQRMLVAVDTDKRGQLIDTLLPPIWEQQLDVTDVEALGKIVQEGGFDAQDLFAKTQDPVVKQALIDNVEGAVERGAFGIPTMYIDGEMYFGKERLGQMDEQLSS
- a CDS encoding NADP-dependent oxidoreductase: MARAEQAYFFGYDRERRWNCDSSASQNVTCDTATYPYRPWRFTTRGRSSVIAIQNRRVFIKQRPNGMPTIDDFGVEDVSIEDIPEGHIVAKVDTLSMDAWIRTTLNDEGMHKTGDIGTTIRALGVGQVVETNSKNLAIGDWVYGLMSAQTHALLTDSAATKVEPEHGIEPSAFAGQLGITTGLTAWVGLVAVGEVQESNVVVVSGAAGAVGSVVVQLAKARGAVVIGIAGGPEKCKYLTDTLGADIAIDYKGSDVAEALAKAAPDGVDVFFDNVGGEILDNVLDNLAVSGARVVICGAISQYQHLEDVRGPKLYLRLAERNASMRGFVVSHYAAQYPEAIAEISELMRSGKLVLPEHVVEGIDHFPEALFMLFNGKHLGNLVVKP
- a CDS encoding DUF1289 domain-containing protein — protein: MDSPCKNICAIDRPTGLCVGCGRTLSEIGEWASAPPERKRQILSKLPERMRKIGKIAKQ
- a CDS encoding LysR family transcriptional regulator, which codes for MHSTNEMSVFTEVVQSGSFIEAGRRLGLTPSGVSKKISRFEDRLGVRLFNRTTRTLSLTEAGNALFDRCENILAEIEDAEDTARNLSSVPRGVLRIAASDALSLQVLVPFLQKFAQDYPEVSVLLLQGDGGINLLNERVDAALLFDRPAETSFIARKLIDDPWIICASPEYLEQHGTPRVPADLRHHRCLTIHAKGKTNDQWTFDGGDKGETIRINSVFSGIGLTVKAATLQNMGIARLAHFLVSSEIAAGKLKPILEDRIGNDSRAIYAVYPNRQHLPSKTRVFVDALNQYINVTLASP
- a CDS encoding DUF983 domain-containing protein, with protein sequence MEDEVVALIKSGMKLKCGHCGQGKLFRSYLKFHDNCPHCRQDLTVADTADGPAFFVGFFTMIVFAPIILVLVQSVETVFAKITAFIVGILVCAVVCLVLLPPVKAILLNLQINYDSGEGTTEK
- a CDS encoding DUF2177 family protein, whose protein sequence is MTQFVIAYIIAAVIFGILDFLWLTNMANSLYRPVIGEIMADEFRKLPALAFYLIYLFGIIWFGVKPALVSGQWTTALLNGALFGGIAYATYDLTSQAVLKVWSTKITLYDIAWGTFATGVTAALTAYLVLKFVKV
- a CDS encoding exodeoxyribonuclease VII small subunit, producing MSETAQNKSDDDANLNFEDALRRLEDIVRKLESGDVPLDQSIALYEQGEKLRGLCQKRLEDAQAKIEKITLDRDGKAQGVTAFDAD
- a CDS encoding polyprenyl synthetase family protein — its product is MSRVASAVDKQFDLMLVVPDDARAQLFETMRHAAIGGGKRLRPLLVMATSRLFNVDENCALRAATALEALHVYSLIHDDLPCMDDDDIRRGKPTAHKAYGEAQAVLAGDALHALAFELLADENTHSDPFVRAEMVACLAKAAGPSGMAGGQMMDLVAETATFDLPTVTRLQQLKTGALISACIEIGSILGRVPVEGRTGLRGYAHNLGLAFQIADDILDVEGDEVLTGKALHKDEKAGKQTFLSLMGLDRAKEQAQMLVDQAKSHLNGYGEEADLLRAIAEFTVQRDR
- the coaD gene encoding pantetheine-phosphate adenylyltransferase — encoded protein: MRVGIYPGTFDPVTLGHMDIIQRGTRLVDKLVIGVTTNPSKSPMFSLEERLEMVRRETADLGDAVEVVAFNALLMKFAQKQGASVIVRGLRAVADFEYEYQMAGMNQQLNDEIETVFLMADVSLQPIASRLVKEIAMYGGEIHKFVSPKVCEEVIARVSEIGLKGEQ